The Planktothrix sp. FACHB-1365 genomic sequence TTTTAGTCGTAGTTTTTGGATGTGTTTATACAGTAACTCGCCCCTGTGTGATGGGAGAATGTCAGGAAGTTGATGCAGCCAGAGAGTTTAGTCAAAGATCTAAACAAACCATTGAAACGGTTAGTTCTGCTCAAGCTCCTATGATTGCTCAACAGGATTTACAATCAGGAATTAAACTCTTAAAAACCATTCCCTTTTGGTCGCCCCATTATCCTGAAGCGAAAGCCCTTTTATCGATTTATCAGAAAGAATCTAATGAGTTTAACGCGGTGGTTAAAGCTTTAAAAACCGCAGCCCAAGCTTCAGCCGTAAGTCAAAATCCTCCCCATCCCATCGAAGATTGGGTGAAAATGCAATCGTTATGGGAAGAAGCGATCGCCCTATTAGAACAAGTTCCGAGTGAAAGTATTGTTTATCCCTTTGCTCAAGCTCGATGGCAACAATATCGAGGGAATTTAGCCGAGGTCAGAGGTCGCTTAAAATTAGAACGGGATGGAGAACAAATTTTAACCACAGCTAAAAAAGCAGCCCAAGTGGCAGAGGCCCGACAAGGGGTGGCAAAATATGCAGACAGTTGGCAACAGGTGTTTGAGACTTGGCAAACGGCTGCTAATACCTTATCAACCATTCCCTATGGGACAACCGCTTACCAATCTGCACAGGTTTTATTAGCCCGGTATCAACCCAAATTAGAGCAAGCCCGCGATCGCAAAACCATTGAACAAGTGGGTTTAGAGGCTTATAATCAAGCGGTTAATAATGCCGAACAAGCTAAACTGTTAGAACAACGGGGGGCTTGGTCAGAGGCCGTTACCTATTGGAGTCGGGCGGTGAGTTATGGCAAACAAGTTCCAGCCAGTAGTTCTTATGCTGCTAAAATTAAACCGCTTTTAACTACCTATAATGATTCGTGGAAACGGGCCGATGTTCAAAATCGCGTTGCCTCTCGTTTAACTAAAGCGCGTCAAGATTTAAGTAAATTATGTAGTGGAAATCCCAAAGTTTGTAACTACAGTATCAATGAAAATGTAATCACAGTTCGTTTAACATCGGATTATGTGAATCAAATCCAATCTACGGCTAAAACCGCAGATCAAACGGGAGATTCTAAAAAACGTTCTGAAGCTGAAAATCATGTTCAAGTCCTGACAGTTGCTTTAGAAACGATTAGTCAAAATGCCCAAATTCCCCTAGAAGTTTATGGAGCGAATAACGAAAAAATGGCCACCCACATTCCGTTACCATAAACCCAATTACCCCTTAAAAAAACCCAGCTTCTCAAGGAAACTGGGTTTTTTGACAGGTTAAATTCAAGGGGAATTTAGAAGCGGAAGGTTGTCCGCAGAGTCCCCACAAAAATTGTGTCGTTGTTGCTATTGTGATCAGGATTGGTCACAACATAGAAACCGGGTGTAATCGAAACGTATTCGCTGAAGGGGAAGCGATAGAAACCTTCAATATGAATAGAAGTATCTTCATCTTCTAAAGCACTAATATCATGACTGGTAACTTTAGGAGGCATCCCCACAATTAAAGCACCACTATCTCCTTCACGTAGAAGATCGGGGAACCCTAACACCGCAGCCCAGTTGATAATCGTCGCATCGGCATTACCACCGCGTTTCTGATCAGCCCAAGTTGCCCCGAACCAGCCCCCGATGGAGAAACTGCGGGCCACTCTCCAGTTCATTTGGAAGCCTAAGTTATCAGTGGTTGTGGCATTTTCACCAAAGGGTTTATTGGCGATCCAACTTCCCGTACCGCCTGTGACGTATACGTTATCGTTGCTGAAGTAACGGTGGTTGTAATCTAAAGATAAAGCTAGATTACTCATCGGTGCAAAGACTAACTGCGCCATTGCACTGTAATTGCCATTGAATAGACCCTTACCTTCACTGGCACTAGAAGCAAAAGCGTCATCCGCCATATAGCCAACGTTCGCTTTAAAGGAATGGCTAAAGGCGTATTCCACACCTAATCCTGTACCTGAAGGGCCTTGGAAGGTTGTCGGGTTGAACCGTCCAAATCGGGAAATTGCGCCACTGGCATCATCCCCAAAAGGTGTCAGAACATCTTGAATATCATCTAAGGCTAACCCTTTGGCGCCGATCCAAACTAAACCTTTTCCTTCCGAGAAGGGGAAACGATAGGTGAGGTTATCTAAGGTAACGTTATTAGAGGAACCATCAATCGCAGTCCGAGCCATTAAGGTGTTGAAGAGATCATAATCACTCAACGTTGGTATTGATTGGGCTTGTAAACGGGTTCTGAGTAAATCTTGACCTGTGAAACTGGTATCAAAGTTTAAACGAGCGCGGTAGCCTAAATACGCTTGGGTGGGATCATCGCTATCATCAGCAAACTGACCCACGACATTGCGACTCGCCCGATTTCCTTCACCCTCGCCTGCCCAAAACACTGCTTCTCCCCGCAGTTTAGTGGTGGTGGAGAATTGATTGGCTTCAAGTTCTGCGCTACGAGCTTCTAATACAGCGACCCGTCCCCGTAAGCTGGCTAATTCGGCTGCAAACTCTTCCATTAGGCGTTGCAGTTTGGCCAAGTCTTCACGGGTGACTAAATCTTTTGTAGAGGCATTAATCAGTTCATTGATCCGCTCTAAACAGGCATTGACCCCGGCTGCAAATTCAAAACGAGTTAAAGCCCGATTTCCTTTGAAGGTGCCATCAGGATATCCGGCAATACAACCGTAGCGTTCTACTAAGGATTGTAGAGCTTGGAAGGCCCAAGCTGTGGGTTCGACGTCAGACAGTTGGGATACGGATGTGACTTGAGCTTGACGTTTGCTGCCTCTTCCCTCACGTCCATACTGATTCAGTTGTTGCATCACCTCGGCATTCGTGACCGTATCGGCTTGAGGTGCTGCGTCGAGATCCGCCATGGGAATTTCCGCGTTAGCAGGAGTTTCGATGCCTCTACTTGGCCCAACTCCAGCATGAGGATTCACGGGAACCTGAGCTAACTGTTGTGGTGGGGTGAGGGTCAATGTGTCCAGAGGAGTCACAGAGACTTGCTCACTAATTTTTAACTCGGTTTGGGTGGGCTCCAGGGCGGTTTCTGCCGAGACAGGTGCTTCGGTTGCTGCTGCAATTGCACTGGGTTGAGCCTCAGTCACGGGTAACTCGGCAAATGCTGCTGTTGGAGCGACTAGACTCGCTCCTAGGACGGCAGGACTGAGTAGCCATGCTTTCAGTAGTATTTTCGACACTCTATTTGCTCCTCACACGGGTCTAGGTTTGATAAATTTTATCAAGTCTGCCCCCATTCTACCTGAATTTTTTCCAGGCGACTCAATGGATTCAGAACTTGATGGCAGTTCTAGCAATACCCATTCAGAGAGTATCACTATTCTGTCAATCGTCAAGAGTTACAGAGTTAATGACTGACGGTTAACGGTTAGCCTCCAATTCTATTGAGTCAGACGGCGAATTTTGCCATAAGCAACATAGGATTTGCCATCGGAAGACTCCCGAACTTCATCAACTACATAGAGTACGCCTTCAGCGCGAATATCACGGGGAAAGCGAATATTATAATTAGGATTATAACCATCGGAAACGACTCGCGCCCGAAGTTTACTGCCTTCTTTCACACATTGAATAATCACGCCATTTCCGACGGTATCTGTGGTTTCTAAATCAGCAAAGGATTTAGGGGCTTTAGCGGCTTGTAAATTAGTCGTTTTTGGGGTTTTCTGTGTTCCAGCTTTACGTTCTTCTCCGGGTTTGACTAACCGTTTAATGGTTCCCGAAGCTCGATAAAAATCTCCATTGGCGGAAAGTTTAATTTCTTCGACAATATAAGTAACTCCTTCTTCTCGAAGATGGCGGGGAAACTGCACATTAAACTCTGGATTATACCCGTCTGAAATGACTCGAACTCTTAATTTTCCGCCCTGTCGGATACATTCAACTAATACCCCTTGTTCAAAACTGGAAACGGCCTCTAAACTATCAGCATCTCCGGCTGCAATTCCTCGTAAATTTAAGTCTTCTCGGTTGCGAGTTCGGGTTTGATAGGATTGATCTCGCATTTCTTTCCGGCTGACGGAATCAAAATTTTGGGTTTCAATCCGTTGAGCATAATATTCTAATTGTTCAATTTCTTCAGCAATTTCAAAGATTTCGTTTAAGAGTTTTTGTTGAATGTCTTGAATCGCAGATCGTAAGGTTTCCGCCGCTTTTTGATACTCTCCTTTATCGGTTAAGGCGATCGCTTGTTCTTTAACTTGAGCAATTCTCAATTTACTGGTTTGTTCAAAAACGGATTGATCGGGTTGAACTTGTTGAGCGTCTGCTTCAGAACCAATATTAATGGTAATGGGTAATTCTCCCGAAAGCTGCTCAATACTGTCATTAACAAGGGTTTGGTATTGATAATGAATCGAGATCAGTGGGAGTTGACCGATAGTATTTTGAGCCGGAATTACTAATTGTACGGCTAACTGTTTGGCTTCTATTTCATAAACATCCCCGACAAAAATTTCTAAGCCTTTTTCAGTGGAAGTTGTTCGATAATTATTTAAGATTTCTCGGAGTTCAATCGAGGATTCGGGGTGTAATGTTACGGTTAAATTTTGGCCGACTACGGAGGTTAAACTTTCTAATTCAATCCGAAACACATCCGTGGCTTCATCGGGAGATTGAATAAAATAAAAATTTCCTCCCGCCGCCTTAGCCATCCCCATCAATAAATCTTCATTAAAATAGGTTCCAAATCCCAATGTAGTTGTGATAATACCCTGTTCTGATTGTTTATGAGCCGTTTTTGTCAAGATTTGAGGATCGGTAATTCCCTCATTGGCTTGTCCATCAGTTAATAATAAAACCCGGTTTAAATATTCACGATTAAGACAAGATTTCACTTGTTCGCAGCCTAATAACCAACCCCCACTTAAATTGGTACAACCTCCGGCTTTAATTTTGCCCAGGATTTTACAAATTTCCGATGGATTTTTAACGGGTTGAGGAGGTAAAATTAAATCAGCATTATCATCATAAATGACAACAGAAACAATATCTTGATCTGTTAAGGATTCAACTAACTTTTGGGCGGCTTGAATAGCATAACGCAACGGTTGGCCCGCCATTGAACCTGAACGATCAATGACTAAACTTAAATTTAACGGTCGTCGAGAAGAAACAATTGCTGTTTTTTCTCCATTAAAATTTAGAATTAAATCAACAGTAGCAGCCGTATTCGTCGCAATTAATGAATGAGAAAGCGAATAGTTAACCTGAATCATAATTTAAACTCCTAAAGATCAGCCAAAACTTCAAAATTTATCAAAAGCTGTCATCACAAGTGTGATCGGGTTAACATAGCCTATCTCCCAATTGCTCTGGTTTCTATTGTGCCCAGTCAAGGTTCAAATCCCTCAAAATTTAAGATTTGCTTTTTTTGGCTCGGTTTTGGGGACTTTCCCTGAAGATAATTAACAAAACTTCACATTTTTAAGGAGGGTTCTCATTCCATCACCCCTGAAATCTGATAGAATCTCCTTATCATGCTTGACTTTAGGCCATTAGCGAAACCTTAGCTAATCGCTAAAAAGTCAAAGATCAGTTTTTTGGGTCTTGGGTCTTGGGAACCCCAACTTCTGCTCGGGGAGGAAATTTAAGACCCGTAAAGACAAAAATACGATCACAATAAAAAGATGACAGACGTTTAAAAAATTTTAGGAGGAAAATCTATGGATTTCGATTTTCGGATTCTCATTGTTCTGTTACCCTTGCTGGCTGCGGCGGGATGGGCTTTCTATAATATTGGTGCTATCGCCCTCAGACAAGTTCAAGGCTTTTTAAATAAAAGTTAAATATTAACTCTTAAGCGATGCTTTACCCTATCCTGGAATTCTACGGGATAGGGTTTTTCTTGGCTTTAAAAGGGTTCAAATTAACGTTAAGATCAGCTAATTTTTAAAGTTTTCTCTAGGGGGAAAAAATAACAATTTGATTTTTCATTCCAAGCCACGATCAGCTGCTTTTTTTGTTATCTTGACACTCCCCGCTCTGAAGAGACGGGGATTCTACATTCTACGTCAGAATTTGCTCAACCAGGGTAGCCCCAAGAAGAGTAGAGACTCCAACTCCTGTAGCGTTACTTCGGGATTGCCCATCCCTAGTTTGTTTGGCCAGATTGAGAATATTTTTTGCAGCATTTGTATCTCTATGCAACTCACATCCACAATTACAAATATGGGTGCGGGTTGATAGAGATTTTTTCACAATCACCCCACAATTAGAACATTTTTGCGAAGTGAAATGGGGTGGAACCGGAATTGCTAATTTATCAAACTTAGCTGCAAAATATTCTATCCATTGCCGGAACAAATACCAACTAGCATCGCTAATTGATTTAGCGCGCGCAGTGGTTTTTAACCAGATTTCTAACACTTAAATCTTCATAGGCTACTACATCGTTTGATGTGCATACGTTACTCGCTAGTCTTTTAGCGTGTTCATTCCGTTGCCTGCTTACTTTTAAGTGTTTTTTGCTGTAAACTTTTCTAGCTCTCCGTCTACCTGATGAACCCTTAACCTTTTTATAGATTTGTCTCTGAGATTTTTTAATAGACGTTTCCGCCTTTCTCAAAAACTGGGGATTGGGTTCTTGATGTCCGTTAGAGTCTGTGTAAAATGACTCAATTCCAACATCTAATCCGATTTCATTCCCGGTTCTAGGTTGAACATCGGTAACGGTAATACCCAGACAAAACTGGCAGTAATAGCCATCGGCACGACGAATCAATCGCACCCGTTTGATGTCTTTAAGATTGTAGGTATGGAGATCCCATTTCCCCAGTAATTTAAGATTGCCAATCCCGTTTTTATCGGTAAAGGTGACTTGCCTTTTGGTTGGGTGTAACTTCCATCCTGTTGTTTTATATTCAACAGAACGACAGTCTTTTTGAAATTTGGGATATCCTTTTTTACCCGAAATCTTTTTCTTACAATTGTCGTAAAAACGACTAATGGCAGTCCATCCCCGCTCTGCTGCGGATTGGACTGCCATTGAATTTAGATCGTTAACAAAAGAGAATTCCTTTCTAAGAGTAGTGGAATATTTGTTTAAGGCAAACTTGTCGATTTTCAACTCTCTGGAATTATCCATCCAGTATCTAATTGCTTTATTGCGAATGAATTGAGTTGTACGAATGGCTTGATCAATCGCTTTGAATTGCTCAAGTTTGCCTTTAACTTTGTATTCTAAAACTATCATGAAATTCTCGTGTTTTCGACCTGTTTCTATGTTAACATAAATTAGGAAAATATTCACGCTTGGTTAAAACCCCTTGGGTCGATTTTCATCTGTTGTCTGTTGGCGTAGCCTGCCGTAAGGCATAGACACGCTCGTTTTCAATCTCCCAGACTTGTATCATAATATTTTTTAAGTCTTGATTCTCAATATGTCCATCACCGTTACGGTTAAACTCTTTGCAGCCTTTCAAGAAGCCTACAGTGTTTCCGAATTAGTGTTACACCTTCCGCCTCAAACACCTGTATCTGCAATTTTAGACCACTGTATTCAGGAGCATCCTGAACTGGAGAAATGGCGAAATCTAACGCAATTTGGCATTAACTTAGAATTTGCCAGTGCTGAGACACCTCTAAAAAATGGAGATGAAGTTGTTTTAATTCCCCCGGTTAGTGGCGGTTAATTTTAAGGGAATTAAGAGGATTCACCGCTATTGATTTGTTGGAATTAATGAAGAGCGCTCTCCCCCTTTCAGTTCAACAGAGCGCTCAGTCCCCAAAATTT encodes the following:
- a CDS encoding iron uptake porin; the encoded protein is MSKILLKAWLLSPAVLGASLVAPTAAFAELPVTEAQPSAIAAATEAPVSAETALEPTQTELKISEQVSVTPLDTLTLTPPQQLAQVPVNPHAGVGPSRGIETPANAEIPMADLDAAPQADTVTNAEVMQQLNQYGREGRGSKRQAQVTSVSQLSDVEPTAWAFQALQSLVERYGCIAGYPDGTFKGNRALTRFEFAAGVNACLERINELINASTKDLVTREDLAKLQRLMEEFAAELASLRGRVAVLEARSAELEANQFSTTTKLRGEAVFWAGEGEGNRASRNVVGQFADDSDDPTQAYLGYRARLNFDTSFTGQDLLRTRLQAQSIPTLSDYDLFNTLMARTAIDGSSNNVTLDNLTYRFPFSEGKGLVWIGAKGLALDDIQDVLTPFGDDASGAISRFGRFNPTTFQGPSGTGLGVEYAFSHSFKANVGYMADDAFASSASEGKGLFNGNYSAMAQLVFAPMSNLALSLDYNHRYFSNDNVYVTGGTGSWIANKPFGENATTTDNLGFQMNWRVARSFSIGGWFGATWADQKRGGNADATIINWAAVLGFPDLLREGDSGALIVGMPPKVTSHDISALEDEDTSIHIEGFYRFPFSEYVSITPGFYVVTNPDHNSNNDTIFVGTLRTTFRF
- a CDS encoding VWA domain-containing protein, with product MIQVNYSLSHSLIATNTAATVDLILNFNGEKTAIVSSRRPLNLSLVIDRSGSMAGQPLRYAIQAAQKLVESLTDQDIVSVVIYDDNADLILPPQPVKNPSEICKILGKIKAGGCTNLSGGWLLGCEQVKSCLNREYLNRVLLLTDGQANEGITDPQILTKTAHKQSEQGIITTTLGFGTYFNEDLLMGMAKAAGGNFYFIQSPDEATDVFRIELESLTSVVGQNLTVTLHPESSIELREILNNYRTTSTEKGLEIFVGDVYEIEAKQLAVQLVIPAQNTIGQLPLISIHYQYQTLVNDSIEQLSGELPITINIGSEADAQQVQPDQSVFEQTSKLRIAQVKEQAIALTDKGEYQKAAETLRSAIQDIQQKLLNEIFEIAEEIEQLEYYAQRIETQNFDSVSRKEMRDQSYQTRTRNREDLNLRGIAAGDADSLEAVSSFEQGVLVECIRQGGKLRVRVISDGYNPEFNVQFPRHLREEGVTYIVEEIKLSANGDFYRASGTIKRLVKPGEERKAGTQKTPKTTNLQAAKAPKSFADLETTDTVGNGVIIQCVKEGSKLRARVVSDGYNPNYNIRFPRDIRAEGVLYVVDEVRESSDGKSYVAYGKIRRLTQ
- a CDS encoding photosystem II protein Y is translated as MDFDFRILIVLLPLLAAAGWAFYNIGAIALRQVQGFLNKS
- a CDS encoding MoaD/ThiS family protein, encoding MSITVTVKLFAAFQEAYSVSELVLHLPPQTPVSAILDHCIQEHPELEKWRNLTQFGINLEFASAETPLKNGDEVVLIPPVSGG